Proteins encoded within one genomic window of Lynx canadensis isolate LIC74 chromosome B2, mLynCan4.pri.v2, whole genome shotgun sequence:
- the MRPS18A gene encoding 39S ribosomal protein S18a, mitochondrial isoform X1, with protein sequence MAALNVLVYPCGRLLRGLLAAPVATCWARPPARGFREVVEIQEGKTTIIEGRMTGTPKESPNPPNPTGQCPICRWNLKHKYGYEDVLLLSQFIRPCGGMLPRRITGLCQEEHRKIEECVKMAHRAGLFPNHRPRLPEGFVPKSKPQLNRYLTRWSPRSVKPIYNKGRRWNKVHMAVGSPLLKDNVSYSRKPLVLYH encoded by the exons ATGGCGGCTCTCAATGTGCTGGTGTATCCTTGTGGACGGCTGCTCCGAGGGCTCCTGGCTGCTCCAGTCGCGACCTGCTGGGCTCGGCCTCCAGCTCGCGGGTTCAGGGAAG TGGTGGAGATCCAAGAAGGGAAGACAACTATA ATTGAAGGCCGGATGACAGGGACTCCCAAGGAAAGTCCAAACCCCCCTAACCCCACTGGCCAGTGCCCCATCTGCCGGTGGAACCTGAAACACAAGTATGGCTATGAG GATGTTCTGCTGCTCAGTCAGTTCATCCGGCCTTGCGGGGGCATGCTGCCTCGAAGGATCACAGGCTTGTGCCAGGAAGAGCACCGCAAGATTGAGGAGTGTGTGAAGATGGCACACCGGGCAG GTCTGTTCCCAAATCACAGGCCTCGGCTTCCTGAAGGATTTGTTCCGAAGAGCAAACCCCAGCTCAATCG GTACCTGACCCGCTGGTCTCCCCGCTCCGTCAAGCCCATCTATAATAAAGGCCGCCGCTGGAACAAAGTGCACATGGCTGTGGGGTCACCCCTTCTGAAAGACAACGTCTCCTACTCAAGAAAGCCTTTGGTGCTGTATCACTGA
- the MRPS18A gene encoding 39S ribosomal protein S18a, mitochondrial isoform X2, protein MAALNVLVYPCGRLLRGLLAAPVATCWARPPARGFREVVEIQEGKTTIIEGRMTGTPKESPNPPNPTGQCPICRWNLKHKYGYEDVLLLSQFIRPCGGMLPRRITGLCQEEHRKIEECVKMAHRAAPESCKGSYKTIPHVLLLPLRSVPKSQASAS, encoded by the exons ATGGCGGCTCTCAATGTGCTGGTGTATCCTTGTGGACGGCTGCTCCGAGGGCTCCTGGCTGCTCCAGTCGCGACCTGCTGGGCTCGGCCTCCAGCTCGCGGGTTCAGGGAAG TGGTGGAGATCCAAGAAGGGAAGACAACTATA ATTGAAGGCCGGATGACAGGGACTCCCAAGGAAAGTCCAAACCCCCCTAACCCCACTGGCCAGTGCCCCATCTGCCGGTGGAACCTGAAACACAAGTATGGCTATGAG GATGTTCTGCTGCTCAGTCAGTTCATCCGGCCTTGCGGGGGCATGCTGCCTCGAAGGATCACAGGCTTGTGCCAGGAAGAGCACCGCAAGATTGAGGAGTGTGTGAAGATGGCACACCGGGCAG CACCCGAGAGCTGCAAAGGGAGCTACAAGACCATCCCACATGTGCTCTTGCTTCCACTCAGGTCTGTTCCCAAATCACAGGCCTCGGCTTCCTGA